The following coding sequences are from one Plectropomus leopardus isolate mb chromosome 10, YSFRI_Pleo_2.0, whole genome shotgun sequence window:
- the pcdh8 gene encoding protocadherin-8 produces the protein MGFCKIAVLCVVLSLFLHSVQCTTTRYFTYEEDAPGTEIGNLSQDLKIDPADDPDTSFRFMQENNSSVIEMREIDGLLSVAEVIDREQLCPRSPRCFITFDVVAFSKEKFQLIHVEIEVKDINDHSPHFMRNETHLEIVENVPLDSRFPLQIALDQDVGENYIQRYNISPSTHFAIEVRDREDGVKFAELVLVRELDREVEDSYTIEVTASDGGVPAKSGSMIVNISVLDFNDNSPTFEHSSLKVELNEDAPVGHRVLKVHAFDPDDGVNGEVTYAFADGLSPEAGRLFHLDPYSGDVTLKALVDFEKRRSYELNIKASDSGASSVPSSCKVVIDIVDVNDNAPEISIKPMTSSSDGVAYITEAAAAESFVALISTSDRDSGSNGYVRISLLGHEHFTLQQAYGDSFMIITSTTLDREKISEYNLTVIAEDLGSPPFKTVRQYTIRVTDENDNPPLFSKSLYEVSVLENNIPGSYVTTVVARDPDVGKNAKVSYKLIDSEVPGGSPVSTYVSVDSLSGSLYSLRSFDYETLQQIELVIQAEDRGSPSFSSTSTIRIRVVDLNDNYPYFTFPVFVNDSADIPLPFNAPAGYLALRVSAEDEDEGVNGKLTYQIVQGDPQLFAMNKDTGEIALKQWLTSEIGDMLELKIAVSDNGRSPLSSSATIRFVVSDTQPSEDQVVIVLRSSDEEGSGLDGSLIVIIMLSGGCALLLIAIVVVVVTCKLSRGGRNQGSKREVCHSLFDSRPMPMLGSTEPNIYTGQRGFFHDRTSSSLDGSCLYEERSGDSETKMFLPSKHFQATSVWQSDKYCLQVSGIGNSDQLSVKDSGKGDSDFNDSDSDISGDGGKKNFSTFQPRLKSSSSAANSMSDCQGTYCAVPPQSLRGPRDNAYTIGFSSVPVFNNPHGYPHFWKDSGYGTNRPKSRSSIQTFSRTGTLPSYFPQQQRDAGAGDAEIQNQSPNIVTVATALEVATIF, from the exons aTGGGATTTTGCAAGATTGCAGTGCTGTGCGTAgtgctttctttatttttacattctgttCAGTGTACAACAACAAGATATTTCACCTATGAAGAGGATGCGCCGGGGACAGAGATAGGAAATCTGTCCCAAGATTTAAAGATTGATCCAGCCGATGACCCTGACACATCTTTCCGCTTCATGCAAGAAAACAACTCCTCTGTGATTGAGATGAGAGAGATTGACGGACTCCTGAGTGTCGCAGAGGTAATCGACAGAGAGCAGCTCTGTCCCAGATCCCCGCGCTGCTTCATCACCTTCGACGTCGTGGCCTTCTCcaaagaaaagtttcagctcATACACGTAGAGATCGAGGTCAAAGACATTAACGACCACTCTCCACATTTTATGCGCAATGAGACGCACCTGGAGATTGTGGAGAATGTCCCGCTGGACTCCAGATTCCCGCTGCAGATTGCTCTCGACCAGGACGTGGGTGAAAACTACATTCAGAGGTATAACATTTCCCCTTCTACTCATTTTGCCATTGAAGTGCGCGATCGGGAGGATGGAGTGAAGTTTGCAGAGCTGGTGCTGGTGAGGGAGCTCGACAGAGAGGTGGAGGACTCTTACACTATCGAAGTGACTGCAAGTGACGGAGGAGTGCCTGCAAAGTCCGGGTCAATGATTGTAAATATCAGCGTGTTGGACTTTAATGACAACAGCCCGACGTTTGAGCACAGCTCGCTAAAAGTTGAGCTGAATGAAGACGCGCCGGTGGGTCACCGGGTTCTCAAAGTGCACGCGTTTGACCCCGACGACGGCGTCAACGGCGAGGTGACGTACGCGTTTGCTGACGGGCTTTCACCAGAAGCGGGGCGCCTTTTCCACCTTGATCCTTACTCCGGGGACGTGACATTAAAGGCGCTGGTTGATTTTGAGAAAAGGAGGTCATACGAGCTAAATATTAAAGCGTCAGATTCAGGCGCGAGCTCTGTCCCGTCCAGCTGCAAAGTTGTGATCGACATCGTGGACGTGAATGACAATGCACCTGAGATCAGCATCAAGCCGATGACTTCCAGCAGTGATGGGGTCGCCTACATCACAGAAGCTGCAGCTGCGGAGAGCTTCGTGGCTCTGATCAGCACCTCGGACAGAGACTCTGGCTCCAACGGGTACGTGCGCATCAGCCTGCTCGGGCACGAGCATTTCACCCTGCAGCAGGCATATGGGGACTCTTTCATGATTATCACCAGCACTACTTTAGACAGAGAGAAGATCTCAGAGTATAACCTGACTGTGATTGCAGAGGACCTGGGCAGCCCACCCTTTAAAACTGTCAGGCAGTATACAATTCGTGTTACAGATGAGAATGACAACCCCCCTCTCTTCAGTAAGTCACTTTATGAAGTTTCAGTGCTTGAAAATAACATCCCAGGCTCATATGTAACCACTGTTGTTGCCCGTGATCCTGATGTGGGGAAGAATGCTAAAGTATCATACAAACTCATAGATTCAGAGGTGCCAGGAGGATCTCCAGTGTCCACTTATGTGTCTGTGGACTCACTCTCAGGGTCTTTGTACTCTTTAAGGTCTTTTGATTATGAAACTCTGCAGCAGATTGAGCTGGTCATCCAAGCTGAAGACAGAGGGTCCCCCTCATTTTCAAGCACATCAACAATCAGAATAAGAGTTGTTGATCTGAATGACAACTATCCATACTTTACCTTCCCTGTCTTTGTGAACGACTCTGctgacatccctctgcctttTAATGCACCTGCTGGCTATCTTGCCCTCCGCGTCTCAGCTGAGGATGAAGACGAGGGAGTGAATGGCAAGCTCACTTACCAAATTGTACAAGGTGACCCGCAGCTTTTTGCAATGAACAAAGACACTGGAGAAATTGCTTTGAAACAATGGCTGACATCTGAAATTGGAGACATGCTGGAATTGAAAATCGCCGTGAGTGACAATGGCAGGTCCCCGCTCTCCAGCAGTGCCACCATTAGGTTTGTTGTTTCAGACACACAGCCCTCTGAAGACCAAGTTGTCATTGTGTTGCGGTCAAGTGATGAAGAAGGCTCTGGCTTGGACGGCTCGCTAATTGTCATTATTATGCTCAGCGGGGGCTGCGCTTTGTTGCTGATTGCAATAGTGGTTGTTGTTGTGACATGCAAACTCAGCCGTGGTGGGAGAAACCAGGGCTCAAAGAGAGAGGTGTGTCACAGCCTGTTTGACAGCAGGCCCATGCCCATGCTCGGCTCAACAGAACCGAACATATACACCGGCCAGCGAGGCTTCTTCCACGATAGGACCTCTTCGTCTCTGGATGGTTCCTGCCTGTATGAGGAGAGGAGTGGGGACTCAGAGACAAAG ATGTTCCTGCCCTCCAAGCATTTCCAAGCAACATCTGTGTGGCAAAGTGACAAATACTGCTTGCAAGTGAG TGGCATTGGCAACAGCGACCAGCTGAGCGTGAAGGACAGTGGCAAAGGGGACAGTGACTTTAACGACAGTGACTCTGATATCAGTGGCGATGGAGGCAAAAAGAACTTCAGTACCTTCCAGCCAAGGCTGAAGA GTTCATCCAGTGCTGCGAACAGCATGTCTGACTGCCAAGGCACGTACTGCGCAGTACCACCGCAGAGCCTCAGAGGCCCCAGAGACAATGCCTACACAATAGGCTTTTCCTCGGTTCCAGTCTTTAACAATCCTCATGGCTATCCCCACTTTTGGAAGGACTCTGGTTATGGCACAAATCGCCCCAAATCAAGAAGCAGCATACAGACCTTCTCCAGGACCGGGACCCTTCCTTCTTactttcctcagcagcagcgtGATGCGGGTGCTGGAGATGCTGAAATCCAGAACCAGAGTCCAAATATTGTAACTGTGGCTACGGCATTAGAGGTTGCAACtatcttttaa